The proteins below are encoded in one region of Labeo rohita strain BAU-BD-2019 chromosome 15, IGBB_LRoh.1.0, whole genome shotgun sequence:
- the LOC127177084 gene encoding nucleotidyltransferase MB21D2, which translates to MAAPALSSRAGSAGSSPTATPSSTKHVPHSPELDFRSGTRIEELNRLIAEFSKHEQREYDDQRALEIHTAKDFIFSMLGMVQKLDQKLPVANEYLLLSGGVREGVVDMDLDELTVYARGADYDMDFTLLVPALKLHDRNQPVTLDMRHSALCHSWLSLRLFDEGTINKWKDCCTVVDHVNGATNYFFSPTLVADWFYESISMVLAEIQKKPQRGVPRVEKVERNATVISIILGVGGSRMLYDVVPVVSFKGWPAVAQSWLMENHFWDGKITEEEVISGFYLLPACSSTGQKENEWRLSFARSEVQLKKCISASLMQAYQACKALIIKLLSRPKAISPYHLRSLMLWACDRLPHTYLAQEDYAAHFLLGLIDDLQHCLVNKTCPNYFIPQCNMLEHLSDDTAMLHARKLSSVRSDPAEHLRSAIEHAKAASRLTLELQWRGGSSNLSSPLSETGADQQPDDRLAKKLQQLVTENPGKSISVFINPDDVTRPHFRIDDKFF; encoded by the exons ATGGCGGCGCCTGCGCTCTCCAGCCGGGCTGGTTCAGCTGGCAGTAGCCCCACCGCCACCCCGAGCAGCACCAAACACGTCCCGCACTCCCCCGAGCTGGACTTCAGGTCCGGAACCAGGATAGAAGAGCTCAACCGGCTGATCGCCGAATTCAGCAAGCACGAACAGCGCGAGTATGACGACCAGCGAGCGCTCGAGATCCACACGGCCAAGGATTTCATCTTCTCCATGCTCG GCATGGTGCAGAAGTTGGACCAAAAGCTTCCAGTTGCCAATGAGTACCTGCTGTTGTCAGGTGGGGTCCGGGAAGGCGTGGTTGACATGGATCTGGACGAGCTGACAGTGTATGCACGGGGAGCTGATTACGACATGGACTTCACATTACTGGTTCCTGCGCTCAAACTGCATGACCGAAACCAGCCGGTGACACTAGACATGCGCCATTCGGCGCTCTGCCACTCCTGGCTCAGTCTGCGTCTGTTTGATGAGGGAACCATCAACAAGTGGAAGGACTGTTGCACTGTTGTAGACCACGTTAACGGCGCCACCAATTACTTTTTCTCACCCACGCTGGTGGCCGACTGGTTCTACGAATCCATTAGTATGGTCCTGGCGGAGATTCAGAAGAAGCCGCAGCGTGGCGTCCCACGGGTCGAGAAGGTGGAGCGTAACGCAACCGTCATCTCCATCATCTTGGGTGTTGGAGGCAGTCGGATGCTGTACGACGTGGTTCCAGTAGTCTCATTCAAAGGCTGGCCGGCGGTGGCCCAAAGCTGGCTAATGGAGAACCATTTTTGGGATGGGAAAATTACGGAGGAGGAAGTGATTAGTGGGTTTTATCTGCTGCCTGCATGCTCTTCTACAGGCCAGAAGGAAAACGAATGGCGCTTGTCGTTTGCGCGCAGCGAGGTGCAACTGAAGAAGTGCATTTCTGCGAGTCTCATGCAGGCGTACCAGGCTTGTAAAGCTCTGATTATTAAGCTTCTCTCTCGACCCAAAGCTATCAGCCCGTATCACCTGCGCTCGCTCATGCTTTGGGCCTGCGATCGGCTGCCGCATACGTACTTGGCACAGGAAGATTATGCTGCGCACTTTTTGCTTGGGTTGATCGATGACTTGCAGCATTGCTTGGTGAATAAAACCTGCCCGAATTACTTTATCCCGCAATGCAACATGCTAGAGCATCTCAGCGACGACACGGCCATGCTGCACGCACGCAAGCTGTCGTCCGTTCGCTCTGACCCAGCAGAACACTTGCGAAGCGCAATAGAGCACGCAAAAGCCGCATCGCGGCTCACGCTTGAGCTTCAGTGGCGTGgaggaagttcaaacttgtcaTCTCCGCTGTCAGAAACTGGAGCCGATCAGCAACCGGATGACCGGCTTGCGAAGAAACTCCAGCAGCTGGTCACGGAGAATCCTGGGAAGTCCATTTCAGTCTTCATAAACCCAGACGACGTCACACGGCCTCACTTTCGCATTGATGACAAATTCTTTTGA